The following proteins come from a genomic window of Proteinivorax hydrogeniformans:
- a CDS encoding HAD family hydrolase → MKKAVIFDLDGTLLDTIEDIADSMNLVLSEANLPTHPVDSYKHFVGNGMPKMVKRALPKQMRDRENIEKFTENMRQTFAKNWDNKTKLYPGIGKALTNLKEQGTKLAILSNKPHSFTLEAYDKYLDKWEFDVVQGWDPDKAPLKPDPKSLLAIADKLKVKQSEVAYVGDSDVDMVTAQNADVFGVGVSWGFRGAQELRENGADEVVDSPYEILKCLNR, encoded by the coding sequence ATGAAAAAAGCAGTTATTTTTGACTTAGATGGAACACTTTTAGATACTATAGAAGATATAGCCGATTCTATGAACCTAGTTCTTAGCGAAGCCAACCTACCTACCCATCCTGTTGATAGCTATAAACACTTTGTGGGAAATGGTATGCCCAAGATGGTAAAAAGAGCGTTACCAAAGCAAATGCGAGATAGAGAAAATATTGAAAAATTCACAGAAAATATGCGTCAAACCTTTGCAAAAAACTGGGACAACAAAACAAAACTTTACCCTGGAATAGGAAAGGCTTTAACTAATTTAAAAGAGCAAGGAACTAAACTTGCTATTTTATCAAATAAACCTCACAGTTTTACTTTAGAGGCATATGATAAATACTTAGATAAATGGGAATTTGACGTGGTTCAAGGCTGGGACCCTGATAAAGCTCCTTTAAAGCCTGACCCCAAATCTCTCTTAGCTATAGCAGACAAGTTAAAGGTGAAACAAAGTGAGGTTGCCTATGTAGGAGACTCCGATGTAGACATGGTTACCGCACAAAATGCCGACGTTTTCGGCGTAGGAGTATCTTGGGGATTTCGAGGTGCGCAGGAGCTTAGAGAAAATGGGGCCGATGAGGTTGTAGATAGCCCTTATGAAATACTAAAATGCCTTAACAGGTAG
- a CDS encoding N-acetyltransferase has protein sequence MENIQFKQGTIEDSEIATMLIEMSAPSFFRALLGSDFRVLINKLYKTPSSIFSYQYCKFIMVDGRHAGLVLGYTGKGEFIRTFKSGLVILKHYKLYSPVVLIRSILAEKKFLKVEDDEFYLSNLAISPNFRKKGLGKKLLDYVYNESKNLGLKNIVLDVEADNEKAISLYQDIGMKKYEKVSATINKEKFSFYIMKQPIK, from the coding sequence TTGGAAAATATACAATTTAAACAAGGGACAATAGAAGATAGTGAAATAGCTACAATGTTGATTGAAATGTCTGCTCCCAGCTTTTTTAGAGCTTTGTTGGGATCTGATTTTAGAGTGTTGATTAATAAGCTATATAAAACTCCTTCATCAATCTTTAGTTATCAATATTGTAAATTTATTATGGTAGATGGACGCCATGCGGGACTAGTGTTGGGATATACAGGAAAAGGTGAATTTATAAGAACTTTTAAATCTGGACTGGTAATTTTAAAGCATTATAAGCTATATTCCCCAGTGGTTTTAATTAGGTCTATCCTCGCGGAGAAGAAGTTTTTAAAAGTAGAAGATGATGAATTTTATCTAAGCAATCTAGCTATTTCACCGAATTTCAGAAAAAAAGGCTTAGGAAAAAAGTTGCTAGATTATGTATATAATGAAAGCAAAAACCTAGGTTTAAAAAATATAGTACTAGATGTAGAAGCAGACAATGAAAAAGCGATATCTTTATATCAAGATATCGGTATGAAGAAGTATGAGAAAGTAAGCGCTACTATAAACAAAGAGAAATTTTCTTTTTATATAATGAAGCAGCCTATAAAGTAA
- a CDS encoding alpha/beta hydrolase yields the protein MPKKNINGVNLYYDIKGNPDAEEAIVFLNGVMASVSSWILQLPIFENHNFKILLHDFKGQMLSDKPKGPYTFSEHSDETVELMKSLGIKKAHLIGTSYGGEVAMRMAIDHPEFVKTISIIDSVSELDETLKLFVRGWKTAAEDRDAEKFFWGMAPTIYHNSFIEKNLNTLKARAKGVANAPDDYFDGQVQLYDTFEQDVHMTEELCNIQCPALVVCGEDDILKPRKFSKIIADNIPNSEHVIIPDCGHVTIFEKPDILNSILLGFVMKNIK from the coding sequence ATGCCTAAAAAAAACATTAACGGTGTTAACCTATACTATGATATAAAAGGAAACCCAGATGCCGAAGAAGCTATAGTCTTTTTAAATGGGGTTATGGCGTCGGTCAGTAGCTGGATATTACAGCTGCCTATATTTGAAAATCATAATTTCAAAATCCTGCTTCATGACTTTAAAGGGCAAATGCTATCAGATAAACCTAAAGGACCTTATACCTTTTCGGAACACTCTGACGAAACAGTTGAACTTATGAAAAGCTTAGGCATAAAAAAAGCACACCTTATAGGAACATCTTATGGTGGTGAGGTGGCAATGCGCATGGCAATCGATCACCCTGAGTTTGTAAAAACCATCTCCATTATAGACTCTGTAAGTGAATTAGATGAAACTTTAAAACTTTTTGTTAGAGGGTGGAAAACTGCAGCTGAAGATAGGGACGCTGAAAAATTCTTCTGGGGTATGGCGCCGACTATTTATCATAATAGCTTTATTGAAAAAAATTTAAATACATTGAAGGCAAGAGCTAAAGGTGTGGCTAACGCGCCTGATGATTATTTTGATGGACAGGTACAGCTATATGATACTTTTGAGCAGGATGTACATATGACAGAAGAACTGTGTAACATTCAATGTCCTGCTTTGGTGGTGTGTGGAGAAGATGATATACTAAAGCCTAGAAAATTCTCGAAAATAATTGCAGATAATATTCCGAACTCTGAACACGTTATTATACCTGATTGTGGTCATGTGACTATTTTTGAAAAACCAGACATTCTTAATAGCATACTCCTTGGCTTTGTTATGAAAAATATAAAATAG
- a CDS encoding NAD(P)/FAD-dependent oxidoreductase produces the protein MDNKQIVVIGGGAAGLLAAATAASRGHAVTLLEKNDRLGTKLLITGKGRCNITNSADVETLISNVVHNKEFLYSAFYTFDNNAVIQLIEKQNVPTKVERGGRVFPVSDKSADVVNALKRHAKRQGVEIKYNSVVKSIKAEDNKVSKVVLKDETSIPCDSVVVATGGKSYPGTGSTGDGYHFAKRLGHNIIPPKPALTPLEVKEDWVKDLQGLSLKNTELKLFKDGKLIFEDFGEMLFTHYGISGPMALSASGHIQDIKKGDFSIKIDLKPALDEKKLDERIQKDFQKYSRKIFANSLGELLPKKLIPVMIKLSEIPEDKPVNQISKEERQRLVHLLKGLVITPLSLRGFKEAIITAGGVDVKEVDPSTMESKIVQGLYFAGEVLDLDAYTGGFNLQIAFSTGYLAGINVK, from the coding sequence TTGGATAATAAACAAATTGTAGTTATAGGCGGGGGAGCTGCTGGTCTTTTAGCAGCTGCTACGGCAGCTAGCAGGGGACATGCCGTAACCTTGCTTGAAAAAAATGATAGATTAGGCACAAAACTTTTGATAACAGGAAAGGGTAGGTGCAATATTACAAATAGCGCTGACGTAGAAACTCTGATATCAAACGTTGTACATAACAAAGAATTTTTATATAGCGCCTTTTATACCTTTGACAATAACGCTGTGATACAGCTTATTGAAAAGCAAAATGTGCCAACCAAAGTAGAAAGGGGAGGCCGAGTTTTCCCTGTCTCAGACAAATCTGCTGATGTGGTAAATGCCTTAAAAAGGCATGCCAAAAGACAAGGGGTAGAGATAAAGTATAATAGCGTAGTTAAATCAATTAAAGCTGAGGATAATAAAGTTTCTAAAGTGGTACTAAAAGATGAAACAAGCATACCCTGTGACAGCGTTGTAGTCGCTACTGGCGGGAAATCCTATCCAGGCACAGGCTCCACAGGAGATGGCTATCATTTTGCCAAAAGGCTTGGCCACAACATAATACCACCAAAGCCAGCTCTCACTCCTTTGGAAGTTAAGGAAGACTGGGTAAAAGACTTACAGGGACTATCTCTTAAAAATACAGAGCTAAAATTGTTTAAAGATGGAAAGCTGATTTTTGAGGATTTTGGTGAGATGCTATTTACCCATTACGGCATTTCTGGTCCCATGGCTTTATCCGCTAGCGGGCATATTCAAGATATTAAAAAAGGGGATTTTTCCATAAAGATAGATTTAAAGCCCGCCTTAGATGAAAAAAAGCTAGACGAAAGAATACAAAAAGATTTTCAAAAATATTCTAGAAAGATATTTGCAAACTCCTTAGGTGAGCTGCTGCCTAAAAAGTTAATACCGGTGATGATAAAATTAAGCGAAATTCCCGAAGACAAGCCGGTAAATCAAATATCAAAAGAGGAACGACAAAGACTTGTTCACCTTTTAAAGGGGCTTGTAATAACGCCGCTGTCGCTGCGAGGGTTTAAGGAAGCCATTATTACTGCTGGGGGAGTGGATGTTAAGGAAGTTGATCCATCAACTATGGAATCTAAGATAGTACAAGGATTGTACTTTGCCGGTGAAGTGCTAGATTTAGATGCATACACCGGAGGATTTAACCTACAGATAGCTTTTTCAACAGGATATCTAGCGGGAATAAATGTTAAATAA
- a CDS encoding cation diffusion facilitator family transporter: MTKEKSALLAILASIFLVVLKLSVGIAANSVSIISDAMHSFMDVLASTMTFFAIRFAQKPPDKCHNFGHGKIEDLAAVIQSILILMVSVTIIRQAYIRIVEQNYITDTTLGIVVMLVSIAIHGLVVWNMLTVAKKENSIALRANGLHLLTDIITSVGVVIGLVFIHFTGLKILDPIIAMVVALIIIKTGFSIGRDSLKSLLDSSLSEKDIQKVKDIIEKYSPPIMEYHKLRTRKMGGDKQMDVHIVLPKDMNIKEAHDLSIDVQSEIEKSFRDAKVVIHLEPKE, translated from the coding sequence GTGACTAAGGAAAAATCAGCTCTGCTAGCTATTTTAGCTAGTATTTTTTTAGTAGTATTAAAACTTTCTGTTGGTATAGCTGCTAATTCCGTTAGTATAATATCTGACGCTATGCATTCATTTATGGATGTATTAGCTTCCACTATGACCTTTTTTGCAATTCGATTTGCTCAAAAGCCGCCTGATAAATGCCATAATTTTGGTCACGGGAAAATTGAAGACCTAGCCGCAGTAATTCAAAGTATACTAATCTTGATGGTTTCTGTTACGATAATTAGGCAAGCGTATATTCGTATAGTTGAGCAAAATTATATTACAGATACGACGTTAGGTATAGTTGTAATGCTTGTATCTATTGCCATTCATGGCTTAGTGGTTTGGAATATGTTAACTGTTGCCAAAAAAGAAAATTCCATTGCTTTGCGTGCTAATGGGTTACATCTTTTAACGGATATTATCACTTCTGTAGGAGTTGTTATAGGTCTTGTCTTTATCCATTTCACTGGACTTAAAATATTAGATCCTATAATAGCAATGGTTGTCGCGCTAATAATAATAAAAACCGGATTTTCCATAGGCAGGGATTCTTTAAAAAGTTTGTTGGACAGTTCGTTAAGTGAAAAAGATATTCAAAAGGTCAAAGATATTATTGAGAAATACTCACCACCAATTATGGAGTACCATAAGCTACGGACTAGGAAGATGGGTGGAGATAAGCAAATGGATGTTCATATAGTGCTACCTAAAGATATGAATATAAAAGAGGCGCATGATCTGAGTATTGATGTACAGTCGGAGATAGAGAAGAGTTTTAGAGACGCTAAGGTTGTAATTCATTTAGAGCCTAAAGAATAG